In Nitrospirota bacterium, one genomic interval encodes:
- a CDS encoding aspartate 1-decarboxylase gives MFRQMLRSKIHRATVTESCLDYEGSLTIDEDLMDAAGILPYEAIICSNLNNGERFMTYAVAGKRGAGEIILNGPTARKGAVRDQIIIFCYEYYAEEEIKRHAPKIVRVNEKNRIVAGKTKH, from the coding sequence ATGTTCAGGCAAATGTTGCGGTCGAAAATTCATCGGGCCACGGTCACCGAGTCCTGTCTCGATTACGAAGGCAGCCTGACGATCGACGAGGATCTGATGGATGCAGCGGGAATTTTGCCCTATGAAGCAATCATCTGTTCAAACCTGAATAATGGCGAGCGTTTTATGACCTATGCCGTGGCGGGAAAACGCGGCGCTGGTGAGATCATCCTCAATGGGCCGACGGCAAGGAAAGGCGCCGTGCGCGATCAGATTATCATCTTCTGTTACGAGTATTACGCGGAAGAGGAAATCAAACGGCATGCGCCCAAGATCGTCCGGGTCAACGAGAAAAACCGGATTGTGGCAGGGAAGACGAAGCACTGA
- the gatC gene encoding Asp-tRNA(Asn)/Glu-tRNA(Gln) amidotransferase subunit GatC: MEITQQEVEKVANLARLALTDGEKAAFAKQLSQILTHVETLKQYDTRGVEPTATMPGHTNVFRPDDVRPSLSVESAVANAPESVDGFFVVPKIIEDRQPL, from the coding sequence GTGGAAATTACGCAGCAAGAAGTCGAGAAGGTGGCAAACTTGGCCAGGCTTGCCTTGACGGATGGTGAGAAGGCTGCGTTTGCGAAACAGTTGAGCCAGATCCTCACGCATGTGGAAACCTTGAAACAGTACGATACCAGAGGCGTAGAGCCGACAGCGACCATGCCGGGGCACACGAATGTGTTTCGTCCGGATGATGTACGGCCATCCCTGTCGGTCGAGTCTGCCGTGGCCAATGCACCGGAGTCGGTCGACGGATTTTTTGTTGTGCCAAAAATTATCGAAGATCGGCAACCCCTTTAA
- the glmS gene encoding glutamine--fructose-6-phosphate transaminase (isomerizing) → MCGIVGYVGNQEAVPILIEGLAKLEYRGYDSSGVAVSQGGKIEVRRAVGKLSNLQKSLKEKAINGTVGIGHTRWATHGKPSEQNAHPHRSKGCVLVHNGIIENYQPLKQQLEKEGYKFHSETDTEVVAHLIDRYLEQGMKLAEAVRAATKDVRGSYALAVISEREPGMMIATRAGCPLVVGTAAKACFVASDVMAMLAHTRDVTYLEEGDVAVVTSTDIRFIDIEGQPVKRKLTKITWDASAAEKSGFPHFMLKEIHEQPQTILDTMRGRYSYDTGEADLPDIGLTPKQFAAVGRIWIVACGTSWHAGLVGRYLLEEMVRTPVQVDIGSEFRYRDPLVGKDDLFITISQSGETADTLAAAREAKEKGARVVSIVNVVGSTLARESDGVLYTHCGPEIGVASTKAFTAQLTALYMLALHLGRVRGTLSIADGKAWLDRLVRLPVLVKRVLGREAEIVAIAKRYHKKRNFLFLGRGINFPIALEGALKLKEVSYIHAEGYAAGEMKHGPIALIDKDMPVVVLAPKDRLYEKTVSNLMEVKARHAPVIALVAEGERELGKFADSVFTIPDTHPLLSPILFTIPLQLLAYHIALLCGADVDQPRNLAKSVTVE, encoded by the coding sequence ATGTGTGGGATTGTCGGATATGTGGGTAATCAGGAGGCGGTGCCGATTCTCATCGAGGGTCTTGCCAAGTTGGAATATCGGGGCTACGACTCCTCCGGCGTCGCGGTGTCGCAAGGCGGGAAGATAGAGGTCCGGCGCGCGGTCGGTAAACTCTCCAATCTTCAGAAGTCACTCAAAGAGAAAGCGATCAACGGCACCGTGGGAATCGGTCATACGCGCTGGGCGACGCACGGGAAGCCCTCGGAGCAAAATGCCCACCCGCACCGTTCGAAAGGCTGCGTGCTTGTGCACAATGGCATCATCGAAAATTACCAGCCGTTGAAACAGCAATTGGAGAAAGAGGGGTATAAGTTTCATTCGGAAACGGACACGGAAGTCGTGGCGCATCTGATCGATCGATATCTCGAGCAAGGCATGAAGTTGGCCGAAGCGGTACGAGCTGCCACCAAGGACGTGCGCGGAAGTTATGCGCTTGCCGTCATTTCTGAGCGGGAGCCGGGAATGATGATCGCAACTCGCGCAGGATGCCCGCTCGTTGTAGGAACGGCCGCAAAGGCCTGTTTCGTTGCATCCGATGTGATGGCGATGCTCGCTCATACCCGTGACGTGACCTATCTCGAAGAGGGCGATGTGGCGGTTGTGACCTCGACAGACATCCGTTTCATCGATATCGAGGGACAGCCTGTCAAACGGAAATTGACGAAGATTACCTGGGATGCCTCCGCAGCGGAAAAGAGCGGGTTTCCACACTTCATGCTGAAGGAGATCCATGAACAGCCACAAACGATCCTCGACACGATGCGCGGGCGCTATTCCTACGATACCGGCGAGGCCGATTTGCCCGATATTGGATTGACGCCCAAGCAGTTTGCCGCAGTCGGCCGCATCTGGATCGTGGCTTGCGGTACCTCGTGGCATGCGGGGCTGGTAGGAAGGTATTTGCTGGAGGAGATGGTCCGTACGCCGGTGCAGGTCGACATCGGCAGCGAATTCCGCTACCGCGATCCGCTGGTCGGTAAAGACGATCTTTTCATCACAATTTCGCAGTCCGGCGAGACGGCGGACACGCTGGCTGCCGCGCGTGAAGCGAAGGAGAAAGGGGCCCGTGTCGTCTCGATCGTGAACGTGGTGGGCAGCACGCTGGCCCGCGAGTCGGACGGTGTCCTCTACACTCATTGTGGGCCTGAAATCGGTGTCGCCTCGACCAAGGCGTTTACGGCGCAACTGACTGCGCTCTACATGCTGGCCTTGCATTTGGGCCGTGTACGCGGAACCCTGTCCATTGCCGACGGCAAAGCCTGGCTCGATCGGCTGGTCCGACTTCCGGTGTTGGTCAAGCGGGTGCTCGGTCGCGAAGCGGAGATTGTCGCGATTGCCAAACGGTATCATAAGAAACGCAACTTCTTGTTCCTTGGTCGCGGCATCAATTTTCCGATCGCGCTCGAAGGGGCGTTGAAGCTGAAAGAAGTATCCTACATCCATGCGGAAGGCTACGCAGCGGGAGAGATGAAGCACGGTCCGATCGCGCTCATCGATAAGGACATGCCGGTAGTCGTGTTGGCGCCGAAGGACCGGTTGTACGAAAAGACCGTGAGCAATCTAATGGAAGTGAAGGCCAGACATGCGCCGGTGATTGCACTTGTGGCGGAAGGCGAGCGCGAGTTAGGAAAGTTCGCCGACTCAGTGTTCACGATTCCCGATACCCATCCGTTGCTCTCACCGATTTTGTTTACGATTCCATTGCAGCTCTTGGCCTACCATATTGCCTTGCTGTGTGGTGCGGATGTGGATCAGCCACGGAATCTAGCAAAAAGCGTCACGGTAGAATGA